One cyanobiont of Ornithocercus magnificus DNA segment encodes these proteins:
- a CDS encoding selenide, water dikinase SelD has protein sequence MIYAAPGNHLVLAGGGHAHALLLRRWAMRPGRRPPGLVTLVNRNSTSLYSSMVPGLIAGLHNLDELTIDLRRLADCAGVALVIGEITGLDPAGCLLLLHKRPPIPYQRISLDVGSETRPIEISGDVVPIKPLEPVLAWLKQLDKNSGAMAVPVTVIGAGLAGVEVVLALRRRWPQRQLSLQAKSGRPRLAFRRALAQAGITICPPGTPLTGPGILCSGSCAPSWIAAAGLAVDENGRVLTDNNLQVPGYSGLIASGDCAVVEADPRPAAGVWAVRAAITLARVLEGRNSRIRFPSRRPQQRALQLLGGTNQHGQPQAWALWGPLLLGPHRLIWWWKEVIDRRFMDRFSTLSVMAHSNSRLNPQMACRGCAAKLSAEDLLNALEQAGLNKISQKPEDAAYLGQGQSGEVWLQSVDGFPALIADPWLNGRLAALHACSDLWASGAEVRSAQAVITLPAVQPELQRLLLTATLQGIRSVLTPQGAELIGGHTMEARQLPTAPISRDLQVTLSINGSVPDRQAVWQKTGLQPGDILLLSRPLGTGVLFAAAMNGEASAACIDQALAVMNHSQAPLLANLRDLPVHAATDITGFGLLGHLGEMLEAGNQKRLQDGLSILQIILDSTAVPALPGALQHLRSGRTSSLAPANRWAWSWLNPVKGVSPVSLVPAPEAALLDLLVDPQTCGPLLVAVPISVAAGLEARGPWERIGVVVECLAVKDSNKQDRIAY, from the coding sequence ATGATATACGCAGCTCCGGGAAATCATCTTGTGCTGGCTGGTGGTGGTCATGCCCATGCCTTGCTACTACGCCGCTGGGCAATGCGTCCTGGAAGGCGGCCTCCTGGTTTAGTTACCTTAGTGAACCGAAATAGCACATCTCTCTACTCCAGCATGGTGCCAGGTCTGATTGCTGGCTTGCACAACCTGGATGAGCTAACTATCGATTTGCGGCGGCTGGCTGATTGCGCTGGAGTAGCCCTAGTGATTGGTGAAATTACCGGCTTAGATCCGGCTGGTTGCCTACTATTGCTACATAAGAGACCACCCATACCCTATCAACGCATCAGTCTTGACGTAGGTTCTGAGACGCGGCCAATAGAGATTAGCGGTGATGTGGTTCCGATCAAACCCTTAGAGCCAGTTTTGGCTTGGCTAAAGCAGTTAGATAAAAACAGTGGGGCTATGGCTGTCCCGGTAACAGTAATTGGCGCTGGGCTTGCTGGTGTAGAGGTAGTACTAGCCCTGCGCCGTCGCTGGCCACAGCGGCAACTAAGCCTTCAAGCTAAGTCAGGCAGGCCGCGCCTAGCATTTCGTCGAGCACTAGCACAAGCTGGCATAACTATTTGTCCACCTGGAACTCCTCTAACAGGGCCAGGCATACTTTGCAGCGGTAGCTGCGCACCGAGCTGGATAGCTGCGGCCGGGCTAGCAGTTGATGAAAATGGACGAGTGCTAACGGACAATAATCTACAGGTGCCAGGCTATAGTGGGCTTATAGCGTCGGGCGACTGCGCTGTAGTTGAAGCGGATCCACGGCCAGCTGCTGGTGTTTGGGCTGTACGAGCAGCGATAACGCTTGCAAGAGTATTAGAAGGTCGTAACAGTCGGATCCGGTTTCCGAGCCGGAGACCACAGCAACGTGCTTTACAACTACTGGGAGGTACCAACCAGCATGGACAGCCACAGGCTTGGGCTCTATGGGGCCCACTACTCCTAGGACCCCACCGCTTGATTTGGTGGTGGAAGGAGGTGATTGATCGTCGCTTTATGGATCGCTTCTCAACATTGTCAGTGATGGCTCACAGTAATAGTAGGTTAAACCCACAAATGGCCTGTCGAGGTTGCGCTGCCAAACTATCTGCCGAGGATCTTTTAAACGCTCTAGAACAAGCTGGGCTAAACAAAATTAGCCAAAAGCCCGAGGACGCTGCTTATCTTGGTCAAGGGCAGAGCGGCGAGGTCTGGTTGCAGAGTGTGGATGGATTCCCCGCTCTGATTGCTGATCCTTGGCTAAACGGACGTCTTGCTGCCCTTCATGCCTGTTCAGATCTCTGGGCTAGTGGTGCTGAGGTGCGGAGTGCGCAGGCTGTAATTACATTACCAGCTGTTCAACCAGAACTACAGCGACTGCTCTTGACGGCAACTCTTCAAGGTATCCGTTCGGTGCTGACACCTCAGGGAGCAGAATTGATTGGTGGTCATACTATGGAAGCTCGTCAATTACCGACAGCCCCGATCTCTCGCGATCTTCAAGTAACCCTAAGCATAAATGGCTCTGTACCAGATAGACAAGCAGTATGGCAGAAGACTGGATTACAACCAGGCGATATACTCTTATTGAGTCGCCCGCTTGGGACTGGGGTACTTTTTGCCGCTGCCATGAATGGGGAAGCCTCAGCAGCGTGTATTGACCAGGCCTTGGCAGTGATGAACCATAGTCAAGCACCGCTCTTAGCAAATTTACGGGACTTGCCGGTTCATGCTGCCACTGACATCACAGGGTTTGGCTTACTTGGCCACCTTGGTGAGATGCTAGAAGCTGGCAACCAAAAGCGTCTTCAGGATGGACTGTCGATACTGCAAATCATCTTGGATTCCACAGCTGTGCCAGCTTTGCCAGGTGCTCTTCAGCATTTGCGCTCTGGCCGTACTAGTAGCTTAGCTCCAGCAAATCGATGGGCATGGAGCTGGCTCAATCCAGTTAAAGGCGTATCGCCAGTAAGCTTAGTGCCGGCCCCAGAAGCTGCATTGCTCGATCTACTTGTGGACCCTCAAACTTGTGGTCCGCTGCTGGTAGCTGTGCCTATCTCAGTTGCAGCAGGTTTAGAAGCCCGCGGCCCTTGGGAACGAATTGGCGTGGTAGTGGAATGCTTGGCAGTCAAAGATTCTAATAAACAAGATAGAATTGCTTATTAG
- a CDS encoding CCA tRNA nucleotidyltransferase: protein MELCGVPANLLTTLRSAAAEAGSIRIALVGGIVRDSLLHHSCREPRGNPVDIDLVVEGSAAMLARVLQQRLKIPTSPRLHPSYDTAGLILDGKPLDIATARTEIYPAPGYNPVITPGSLESDLARRDFSVNAIALDLGSGRLVDPHHGCEALARRELEFLHSHSVADDPTRIVRAARYAARLGFRLALSSYSQLSSTINSWPWPWRQGDLPTTAPPALGVRLRMELELLFKHEPRTIALQLLQQWGALELLDPGLQRESDWQRRLRCARWLGVDPLLGYIIAADKPLALASRLQLPIRQQRLLTEALLVRHRLTSSQMQAELHGWRPSQWCYFLENSGSLPAAIALCACLNLRWTPTLRRWFWRWRLCKSPESSHQLIVQGWVPGAELGAELQRRRLAALDREED from the coding sequence GTGGAGTTGTGTGGTGTGCCTGCAAATCTTCTCACAACCTTGCGCTCTGCTGCAGCTGAGGCTGGAAGCATTCGTATAGCTTTAGTAGGTGGCATCGTTCGTGATAGCCTGCTGCATCACAGTTGCCGCGAACCGCGCGGTAATCCAGTTGACATTGATCTAGTTGTCGAAGGCTCGGCTGCAATGCTAGCCCGTGTGCTGCAGCAGCGCCTGAAAATACCAACAAGTCCACGCTTGCATCCAAGCTATGACACAGCTGGTCTCATACTTGATGGAAAGCCCCTGGATATTGCTACAGCCCGAACCGAGATTTATCCAGCACCAGGGTACAACCCTGTGATTACACCAGGTTCTCTAGAGAGCGACTTAGCGCGTCGAGACTTCAGTGTTAATGCTATAGCTTTAGATCTCGGCAGCGGTCGACTAGTTGATCCCCACCATGGCTGCGAGGCGTTGGCACGTCGGGAGCTAGAATTCCTGCATAGCCATAGTGTTGCTGATGACCCAACCCGAATTGTGCGTGCTGCCCGCTATGCTGCTCGTTTAGGATTTAGACTAGCACTTTCCTCTTACAGCCAGCTTAGTTCCACAATCAATTCTTGGCCATGGCCTTGGCGTCAGGGTGATCTGCCCACAACAGCACCCCCTGCTCTTGGCGTCAGGTTACGCATGGAGCTAGAGTTGCTATTTAAGCACGAGCCTCGCACAATAGCTCTGCAACTATTACAACAATGGGGGGCTCTAGAGCTTCTTGACCCAGGTCTACAGCGTGAGAGTGACTGGCAGCGACGCCTACGTTGTGCCCGCTGGCTTGGGGTTGACCCTCTACTGGGATATATCATAGCAGCTGACAAACCGCTGGCTTTAGCATCTCGCCTACAGCTACCAATCCGGCAGCAGCGTTTGTTAACGGAAGCATTACTAGTAAGGCATCGTTTGACATCATCTCAAATGCAAGCAGAATTGCATGGCTGGCGACCATCACAGTGGTGCTACTTTTTGGAAAATTCCGGTAGCTTGCCGGCTGCTATAGCACTCTGTGCTTGCTTGAATCTGCGTTGGACACCTACGTTACGTCGCTGGTTTTGGCGCTGGCGTCTGTGTAAATCTCCTGAGAGCTCTCATCAGCTAATAGTTCAGGGTTGGGTTCCTGGCGCTGAGCTTGGCGCAGAACTACAGAGGCGCCGGCTTGCAGCTCTAGACAGAGAAGAAGATTAG
- a CDS encoding KpsF/GutQ family sugar-phosphate isomerase: protein MHYHGAASLSALTRYLYEESAAIVAAAERLSDDQVDRALALLEHCADRQAKLVITGVGKSGIVGRKIAATFSSVGLTALFLSPLDALHGDLGIVTQGDVCILLSNSGETTELLEVLSHLKRRGTACIALAGRRNSSLACSSDVVLEAGVDREVCPLNLAPTASTAVAMAIGDALAAVWMERRGISPADFALNHPAGFLGRQLTLAASDLMVPSHSIHSLHPNTELSEVISRLTCDGIGSGWVEDPAYPGQLLGLVTDGDLRRALREHKAHNWAALTAADLMTSDPITIAPNLLASAALELMERNCRKPISVLPVVENIRDGRHLLGLLRLHDLIQAGLA, encoded by the coding sequence GTGCACTATCATGGAGCCGCCAGCTTGTCTGCGCTGACTCGCTATCTCTATGAGGAATCTGCCGCTATTGTTGCGGCAGCGGAGCGACTGAGCGATGACCAGGTTGATAGAGCACTGGCACTGCTTGAGCACTGTGCTGATCGCCAAGCAAAGCTGGTGATCACTGGTGTTGGAAAGAGCGGTATTGTTGGTCGCAAAATTGCCGCGACCTTTTCTTCAGTAGGCCTAACAGCACTCTTTCTAAGTCCCCTCGATGCCCTACATGGTGACCTAGGAATAGTTACTCAGGGCGACGTATGTATTTTGCTCTCTAACAGTGGTGAGACTACGGAGCTTCTGGAAGTTTTATCTCATCTAAAGCGACGGGGCACTGCCTGTATAGCTCTCGCTGGACGGCGCAACTCGTCACTGGCATGCAGCAGTGACGTAGTTTTAGAAGCTGGTGTTGATAGGGAAGTCTGCCCACTAAATCTAGCCCCCACTGCCAGCACAGCAGTCGCAATGGCTATTGGCGATGCTCTTGCGGCAGTTTGGATGGAACGTCGCGGAATTTCCCCAGCTGACTTTGCGCTCAATCACCCTGCAGGTTTCTTAGGCAGACAGCTTACGCTTGCGGCTTCAGACCTGATGGTACCAAGTCACAGCATTCACTCGCTTCACCCAAACACCGAGCTGTCTGAAGTTATTAGCAGACTAACCTGTGACGGCATTGGCAGTGGCTGGGTCGAGGACCCAGCCTATCCAGGCCAACTGCTAGGTCTTGTAACTGATGGCGACCTAAGACGCGCTCTGCGTGAGCATAAAGCTCACAACTGGGCTGCACTTACCGCCGCTGACCTCATGACGAGTGATCCAATCACTATTGCCCCTAATCTTTTAGCGAGCGCAGCCCTGGAACTTATGGAACGCAACTGTCGTAAGCCCATCTCAGTGCTGCCGGTAGTAGAGAATATAAGAGATGGTAGACATCTATTAGGCCTGCTACGCTTGCATGACCTCATCCAGGCTGGACTAGCCTGA
- a CDS encoding sulfotransferase family protein: protein MTSDAYRNTEGTFLLGLGTQKAGTSWLHKQLSHRTDSDFGFMKEYHIFDVLTVPKMWYLRPGLLSGPRSWYRRYFLADPWQYIAFFSSRLQQPKIYLTGDMTPSYSMLSAETLHWIADSFKCFGIAVRPIFLMRDPIERIISSQRMQLRKVGLRDPNAEIAALRKLAFERPERITIRSDYHHTLKVLQQTFEPQHCFISLYESLFQQDSYKQLCRVLGVPYRQPEWKHKVNASITSTVIPESILEALGAWQRPNFYSARQYLPEIDLDRLWATSSRWCSS from the coding sequence ATGACTAGCGATGCCTATAGAAATACAGAAGGTACTTTTTTGCTGGGTCTAGGGACACAAAAAGCTGGGACCTCGTGGCTGCATAAACAACTAAGTCACCGCACCGACTCAGACTTCGGCTTTATGAAAGAGTACCACATTTTTGATGTTCTCACTGTGCCAAAAATGTGGTACTTAAGACCAGGATTACTGTCAGGGCCACGTAGTTGGTACCGCCGTTATTTCCTTGCGGATCCCTGGCAATACATTGCCTTCTTTTCTTCACGTTTGCAACAGCCTAAGATTTATCTGACCGGCGATATGACACCCTCTTACAGTATGCTCTCCGCAGAGACATTGCACTGGATTGCTGACTCATTTAAGTGTTTTGGTATTGCAGTAAGACCAATCTTCTTGATGCGAGATCCTATCGAGAGAATTATTTCTAGCCAACGTATGCAACTGCGCAAAGTTGGACTTCGAGATCCTAATGCTGAGATTGCTGCTTTACGCAAATTAGCTTTTGAACGGCCAGAGCGAATCACGATACGTAGTGACTATCATCATACTTTAAAAGTACTACAGCAAACCTTCGAGCCACAACATTGTTTTATTAGCCTTTACGAATCTCTATTCCAGCAAGATAGCTACAAGCAGCTCTGCCGAGTTCTTGGTGTTCCTTATCGGCAACCAGAGTGGAAACATAAAGTTAATGCTAGTATCACGAGTACAGTCATTCCCGAGAGCATACTAGAAGCCCTAGGAGCCTGGCAGCGACCGAACTTTTATTCTGCACGCCAATATCTACCTGAAATTGACTTGGACCGTTTGTGGGCAACATCAAGTCGGTGGTGCTCCTCTTAA
- a CDS encoding 3-deoxy-manno-octulosonate cytidylyltransferase — MGLIGRSVVAVPARLASSRLPNKLLAKIGDRPMLQHVLERCAQADGPAEVVLCTDSEKLSYLAQDWGFRVLMTSRHCTSGSERIASVVAELAALAWGESALAWGTKETLEHLRTTAIVNVQGDQPFIDSAMITNMVAKFTLRDPMPSVITPVYRLDPKAVHDPNIVKVAVAHDWRALYFSRSAIPHVRDVDPNHWADHANYWGHVGTYCFRGDILASWFCFPPSPLEDLERLEQLRLIEAGQTIITFPIQSTSLSVDTPEQLEHARRLAKFTNGA; from the coding sequence ATGGGACTGATCGGACGCAGTGTAGTAGCTGTGCCAGCACGCTTGGCCTCCTCCCGCCTACCAAATAAACTGTTAGCCAAGATTGGTGACCGCCCCATGCTGCAGCACGTACTCGAGCGCTGTGCCCAAGCAGATGGTCCGGCAGAAGTGGTGCTATGTACTGATAGCGAAAAGCTTAGTTATCTAGCTCAGGATTGGGGTTTCCGAGTGCTAATGACCTCAAGACATTGCACGTCTGGTAGCGAACGAATTGCCTCCGTGGTAGCAGAGCTAGCAGCACTTGCATGGGGTGAATCTGCTTTAGCCTGGGGTACTAAAGAGACCTTGGAGCATCTCCGGACAACAGCGATAGTAAATGTGCAAGGAGACCAGCCATTTATCGATTCCGCTATGATCACTAATATGGTTGCCAAATTCACACTTCGTGATCCTATGCCATCAGTAATCACGCCAGTGTACCGACTTGATCCTAAGGCAGTGCACGATCCTAATATTGTTAAGGTCGCCGTAGCTCATGACTGGCGTGCACTTTACTTTTCACGTTCAGCAATCCCGCATGTGCGCGATGTTGATCCTAACCATTGGGCTGATCATGCTAACTACTGGGGACATGTAGGAACATACTGTTTCCGCGGTGATATTCTTGCTAGCTGGTTCTGTTTTCCTCCTTCCCCTCTAGAGGATCTTGAGCGGTTAGAGCAGTTACGTTTAATAGAAGCTGGCCAAACTATTATTACCTTTCCTATCCAAAGTACATCGCTGTCGGTAGACACTCCGGAGCAGCTTGAACATGCCCGTCGCCTGGCAAAGTTTACAAACGGGGCCTAA
- a CDS encoding 3-deoxy-8-phosphooctulonate synthase, whose protein sequence is MGKRQVHLGTITFANDHPFVLIGGINVLESQALAIEVAGHYVKVCHSLGTPLVFKASYDKANRSSVHSFRGPGLRKGLPMLQAVRETYNIPVVSDVHTPEEATIAAEVCDIIQLPAFLARQTSLVRAMARTGAVINIKKPQFLSPSQMRNVVNKFCEFGNENLLICERGSCFGYDNLVVDMLGFGVMKKCCDNRPLIFDVTHALQYRAPSATESGGRHTQVLELARSGIAIGLAGLFLESHPNPKAALCDGKSTLPLDQLDPFLRQVKAVDDLVKSLPPLEIF, encoded by the coding sequence ATGGGCAAACGGCAAGTTCATCTCGGGACCATCACCTTCGCTAATGACCATCCTTTTGTACTGATTGGTGGCATTAATGTCTTAGAGAGTCAAGCACTGGCAATCGAGGTTGCAGGTCATTACGTCAAGGTTTGCCATAGCCTTGGAACCCCACTTGTATTCAAAGCCTCTTATGACAAGGCTAATCGTTCATCTGTTCACTCTTTTCGGGGACCCGGTCTGCGTAAAGGCCTGCCGATGCTACAAGCTGTGCGCGAGACTTACAATATACCGGTAGTTAGCGATGTACACACGCCGGAGGAAGCAACTATTGCTGCTGAGGTCTGTGACATAATACAACTTCCTGCCTTTCTTGCTCGCCAAACTAGCTTGGTCCGGGCCATGGCACGTACTGGCGCAGTGATTAACATCAAGAAACCACAGTTTCTTAGCCCATCCCAGATGCGGAATGTAGTTAATAAGTTCTGTGAATTTGGCAATGAAAATCTACTGATCTGCGAGCGTGGCAGCTGCTTTGGCTACGACAACCTTGTTGTTGATATGCTTGGTTTTGGAGTCATGAAGAAATGCTGTGATAATCGCCCTCTAATCTTTGATGTAACTCATGCTTTACAGTATCGTGCTCCTAGCGCCACAGAATCTGGAGGCCGTCATACTCAAGTACTAGAGCTAGCACGATCAGGCATAGCAATTGGTTTAGCTGGATTATTTCTTGAGTCGCATCCAAATCCGAAAGCAGCCCTCTGTGATGGCAAAAGTACTCTGCCACTAGATCAACTAGATCCCTTCCTGCGCCAGGTAAAAGCTGTAGATGACCTAGTGAAATCTTTGCCACCTCTTGAGATCTTCTGA